A window from Dendrosporobacter quercicolus encodes these proteins:
- the accC gene encoding acetyl-CoA carboxylase biotin carboxylase subunit, whose translation MMKKVLIANRGEIAVRIIRACRELGIGTVAVYSEADREALHVRLADEAYCIGPAAAKDSYLKMTSLLTAAQYAKADAIHPGYGFLAENAAFAEACAAYDIIFIGPRPEAIRKMGDKAVARSTMQQAGVPVVPGTDGLIENIDSAVLLATELGYPVMIKATAGGGGKGMRVAWDESQLRQAIQQAGREAELAFGNAGVYLEKYLEEPRHIEIQIMADRQGNIAYLGERDCSIQRRHQKLLEEAPSPALTPQLRAEMGQAAIAAAAAVQYHGAGTVEFLLDRHGKFYFMEMNTRIQVEHPVTEMITGIDLVREQLAVAAGRRLSFRQEDVQITGWAIECRINAEDPAAGFLPSPGKIDQYVAPGGFGVRIDSAAYCGYRISPFYDSMVAKVIVWGKNRPEAIERMKRALAEFEIAGLKTTIPFHRKLLEHEVFLSGDFNTKFLETHHDSIFRC comes from the coding sequence ATGATGAAAAAAGTCTTAATCGCCAACAGAGGCGAAATTGCCGTGCGGATTATCAGGGCCTGCCGGGAATTGGGCATCGGCACAGTTGCGGTGTATTCGGAAGCCGACCGTGAGGCCTTGCATGTAAGGCTGGCCGATGAGGCCTATTGCATCGGACCGGCGGCGGCTAAAGATAGTTATTTAAAAATGACCAGCCTGCTAACGGCGGCTCAGTATGCGAAAGCGGATGCCATTCATCCGGGGTATGGGTTTCTGGCTGAAAACGCGGCATTTGCTGAAGCCTGCGCCGCTTATGATATTATTTTTATTGGACCCCGGCCGGAAGCGATCAGGAAGATGGGCGATAAAGCCGTCGCCCGGAGCACCATGCAGCAGGCCGGCGTACCAGTTGTTCCCGGGACGGACGGGTTGATCGAAAATATTGACTCCGCCGTACTTCTGGCAACAGAACTTGGTTATCCGGTAATGATCAAAGCAACCGCCGGCGGGGGCGGCAAGGGCATGCGGGTCGCCTGGGATGAAAGCCAATTACGGCAAGCCATTCAGCAGGCCGGCCGCGAGGCTGAACTGGCCTTTGGCAATGCCGGAGTATATTTAGAAAAATATCTGGAAGAACCGCGTCATATTGAGATTCAGATTATGGCAGACCGGCAGGGGAACATCGCTTATCTGGGGGAACGGGATTGTTCTATTCAGCGCCGGCATCAAAAACTGCTGGAGGAAGCTCCGTCACCGGCTCTTACGCCGCAATTGCGGGCTGAAATGGGGCAGGCCGCAATTGCCGCCGCTGCAGCCGTGCAATACCACGGCGCCGGTACGGTGGAGTTTTTGCTGGACAGACATGGCAAGTTTTATTTTATGGAAATGAATACCCGCATTCAGGTTGAACATCCGGTGACTGAAATGATTACCGGGATAGATTTGGTTAGAGAACAGCTGGCAGTTGCCGCAGGCCGCCGGCTGTCGTTTAGGCAAGAGGATGTACAAATCACCGGCTGGGCAATCGAATGCCGGATAAACGCCGAGGATCCGGCCGCAGGCTTTTTACCGTCACCGGGTAAAATCGACCAATATGTCGCTCCCGGCGGTTTTGGCGTGAGGATTGACAGTGCGGCGTATTGCGGTTACCGCATTTCCCCGTTTTATGACTCTATGGTGGCTAAGGTTATTGTTTGGGGCAAAAATCGTCCGGAGGCAATTGAACGGATGAAACGGGCCTTAGCGGAATTTGAAATTGCCGGGCTCAAGACCACGATTCCATTTCACCGAAAATTGCTGGAGCATGAAGTTTTCTTGTCAGGGGATTTTAATACTAAGTTTTTGGAAACGCATCATGACAGTATTTTTCGGTGTTAA
- a CDS encoding CBO0543 family protein, with amino-acid sequence MNPDAENIICLIAAFTTLLIAVFAIDWRNFREWIVVFLFQGELNLILGSLVVESNLLEYPVRLWPKLYDTSMLFEFWVLPVLCLVYNQTVDHRKFRTKLCYAVLFSTAVTIIEYLLEANTNLINYITWSWQITFITVSLAFLLSHAFLIFYRRGCQYFSRGKNAG; translated from the coding sequence ATGAATCCTGATGCGGAAAATATCATTTGCTTAATTGCAGCATTTACGACATTGCTTATTGCTGTGTTTGCGATAGACTGGCGAAATTTTCGTGAGTGGATTGTTGTTTTTTTATTTCAGGGAGAGTTGAATCTAATTTTAGGCAGCCTGGTGGTCGAATCAAATTTGCTGGAATATCCGGTACGGTTATGGCCCAAACTATATGACACCAGTATGTTATTTGAGTTCTGGGTCTTGCCTGTTCTCTGCCTAGTGTATAATCAAACCGTTGATCATCGTAAATTCAGGACTAAATTGTGTTATGCGGTATTGTTTAGCACGGCTGTTACGATCATCGAATACCTGCTTGAAGCCAATACCAATCTGATCAATTATATTACCTGGTCCTGGCAGATTACCTTTATTACTGTTTCTCTGGCATTTTTACTGTCGCATGCGTTCCTCATATTTTACCGGCGGGGCTGTCAATATTTCTCCCGGGGAAAAAACGCCGGCTAG
- a CDS encoding GIY-YIG nuclease family protein yields MAYIYILECSDGSLYTGWTMNLEHRVSLHNRGNGAKYTRSRRPVKLVYFEEHRDRKEAQKREWAIKQLPRSVKMSLIADFSRKH; encoded by the coding sequence GTGGCTTATATTTATATTCTGGAGTGTTCTGACGGCAGCCTGTATACCGGTTGGACAATGAATTTAGAACACCGGGTCAGTTTGCATAACCGTGGGAATGGGGCCAAATATACCCGAAGCCGGAGACCGGTTAAGCTGGTGTATTTTGAAGAGCACCGAGACCGGAAAGAGGCGCAGAAAAGGGAATGGGCAATCAAACAACTGCCCCGCTCGGTGAAAATGAGCCTAATCGCTGATTTCAGCCGGAAGCATTGA